A stretch of Paenibacillus peoriae DNA encodes these proteins:
- a CDS encoding winged helix-turn-helix domain-containing protein: MIRLQFDADGYSVICSAGRVMLLAKEFALLRFLYDNRNQVFTREQLLDRVWPLEYPVERTVDDHIYRLRKKLKSWDGLRIHTVRGYGYSLTLTDVQPQNHPSLHDQEVQDAVHGLFRKYQLLGQGNSIVALAAQQEQMGFELSVFYQMYTRFVQADVPWFLEREDFAPADRLYWMLLLYMCTAGVTDEGLVLCERALSSGLLSEAQERELRILNILEAYVENGQPEHAQEGLPLTMMVMERDNLDNFVMPVALMEMYMHLVANHMEKAAELSDRLEGMLSEAPFLRELGRYRMMRGLMLLRTGDVDNAERLMDEGLDTLDMAKQELLQIKAVCQIRSFLKLCGSYPALEEKYAAQYDQLDRDNSLILHRPALRRWLEQTISMA, from the coding sequence ATGATCAGACTGCAATTTGATGCAGACGGTTACAGTGTGATTTGTAGTGCAGGTCGTGTTATGTTGTTGGCTAAAGAGTTTGCGCTGTTGCGCTTTCTGTACGATAACCGGAACCAGGTGTTCACCCGTGAACAACTGCTGGATCGGGTGTGGCCGCTGGAGTATCCGGTGGAGCGTACGGTAGATGATCATATCTACAGATTGCGCAAAAAACTTAAGTCATGGGATGGTCTCCGTATTCATACGGTCAGAGGGTATGGCTACAGCTTGACCTTGACTGACGTGCAGCCACAGAATCATCCGTCCTTGCACGATCAGGAGGTGCAAGACGCCGTACATGGACTATTCCGCAAATACCAGCTGTTGGGGCAGGGAAATTCCATCGTAGCGCTGGCTGCCCAGCAGGAGCAGATGGGTTTTGAATTGTCTGTCTTTTATCAAATGTATACCCGTTTTGTACAGGCGGATGTGCCTTGGTTCTTGGAACGGGAGGACTTTGCTCCCGCAGATCGATTGTATTGGATGCTACTGCTATATATGTGCACAGCAGGGGTGACGGATGAGGGGCTTGTCCTATGTGAGCGTGCGCTTTCCAGTGGATTGCTATCTGAAGCGCAGGAGCGGGAATTGCGTATTCTCAACATTCTGGAGGCTTATGTAGAGAACGGACAACCTGAACACGCCCAGGAAGGTCTGCCACTGACCATGATGGTCATGGAACGGGATAATCTCGATAATTTTGTGATGCCTGTTGCGCTGATGGAGATGTATATGCATCTGGTTGCCAATCATATGGAAAAGGCTGCCGAACTGTCTGATCGTCTGGAAGGCATGCTGTCGGAGGCCCCGTTTTTGCGCGAGCTGGGCCGTTATCGGATGATGCGCGGGCTTATGCTGTTGCGTACTGGAGATGTGGATAACGCCGAGCGGCTCATGGATGAGGGATTGGATACCCTTGATATGGCTAAACAGGAATTGCTACAAATCAAAGCGGTATGTCAAATTCGCTCGTTCCTGAAGCTTTGCGGTTCCTATCCAGCGCTGGAAGAGAAGTATGCCGCTCAATATGACCAGCTTGACCGGGATAACAGTTTAATACTGCATCGTCCAGCGCTAAGGCGCTGGCTGGAGCAGACAATCTCAATGGCCTGA
- a CDS encoding CynX/NimT family MFS transporter, whose protein sequence is MSSQQHQRALVYKSLWHAGPWVLAVGIILVGANLRASITSVGPLIGLIKDSLHISNTLSGLLTTLPLLAFALLSPFVAKLSRRFGSPLIIFAALLLLTAGIVVRSTLGVTALFVGTAMLGLAIAVCNVLLPSLIKEEFPRNSGLMTGVYSVSMNVVAATASGLSIPLAINGGMGWRGALGIWAIVGVVGILLWVPQLLKARKTANNAAVSVQTVNVYKSSLAWKVTLFMGLQSALFYVPAAWFPEMMSGQGMDSETAGWMLSVMQFAQMPFTFIVPIWAARVKDQRVLVLIMAALYFIGLGGFLLGATQWSVIWVICIGIAGGFAFPLVMMFFNLRTRTPQQAAELSGMAQSFGYLLAATGPTLFGYLHDATQGWTIPLLLLLCLSVLLMFIGLGAAKKRYVGGEVDDQTAI, encoded by the coding sequence ATGAGTTCACAGCAACACCAACGAGCTTTGGTATACAAATCTTTGTGGCATGCCGGTCCTTGGGTGCTTGCCGTAGGGATCATTCTGGTAGGTGCCAATCTGCGCGCCTCGATTACCTCGGTAGGACCTCTTATCGGTTTGATTAAGGATTCTTTGCATATTTCGAATACACTGAGTGGCCTATTAACGACATTGCCGTTGCTGGCTTTTGCCCTGTTGTCGCCTTTTGTAGCCAAACTGTCGCGCCGCTTCGGATCGCCTCTTATTATTTTTGCAGCTTTGCTGCTGTTGACCGCAGGTATTGTAGTGCGCTCAACGTTAGGGGTTACTGCATTATTTGTCGGGACCGCCATGCTGGGACTGGCTATTGCCGTGTGTAATGTGTTGCTGCCCAGCTTGATCAAAGAGGAGTTCCCTCGCAACAGCGGACTGATGACCGGCGTATATTCCGTATCCATGAATGTGGTCGCTGCAACCGCATCCGGTCTGAGTATACCGCTGGCTATAAATGGAGGTATGGGATGGCGAGGTGCCTTGGGAATATGGGCGATTGTGGGTGTCGTAGGTATTTTACTCTGGGTGCCCCAGCTCCTTAAGGCTCGCAAAACAGCCAATAACGCAGCAGTATCTGTCCAAACCGTGAATGTGTATAAATCGTCTTTGGCCTGGAAGGTGACGCTGTTTATGGGGCTGCAATCTGCCTTGTTCTATGTTCCTGCCGCCTGGTTTCCTGAAATGATGAGCGGACAGGGAATGGATTCAGAAACTGCGGGCTGGATGCTGTCTGTGATGCAGTTTGCGCAAATGCCATTTACTTTTATTGTGCCTATTTGGGCGGCGCGAGTGAAGGATCAGCGGGTATTGGTTCTGATTATGGCTGCGCTGTATTTTATCGGTCTGGGTGGATTTCTGCTTGGGGCTACACAGTGGAGCGTGATTTGGGTCATATGTATCGGTATAGCGGGTGGTTTTGCTTTCCCGTTAGTGATGATGTTCTTCAATTTGCGGACGCGGACACCGCAGCAGGCAGCAGAGCTGTCGGGTATGGCTCAATCCTTTGGGTATTTGTTGGCCGCGACAGGACCGACGCTGTTCGGTTATTTGCATGATGCGACACAAGGCTGGACAATTCCGCTGCTACTGCTCTTATGCCTGAGTGTTCTGCTTATGTTTATAGGGCTGGGTGCAGCCAAGAAACGATATGTCGGAGGCGAGGTGGATGATCAGACTGCAATTTGA
- the kduD gene encoding 2-dehydro-3-deoxy-D-gluconate 5-dehydrogenase KduD, with the protein MGLDHFSLDFFSLKGKTAIVTGGNTGLGQGYSVALAKAGADLFIVANNDEYEETRRLLEPTGVKVAFYQADLTEKESIKKIVEECVNEFGKIDILVNNAGTIRRAPLLEYKDEDWDAVMEINLNAVYHLSQEVAKVMVEQKSGKIINVASMLAFQGGKFVPPYTASKHAVAGLTKAFANELAVHNVQINAIAPGYIATANTAPIRADESRNQEILSRIPAGRWGDPSDLMGVVVFLASQGSDYMNGHILAVDGGWLVR; encoded by the coding sequence ATGGGTCTGGACCATTTTTCATTGGATTTTTTCAGTCTAAAAGGTAAAACGGCGATTGTAACAGGAGGCAACACTGGTTTGGGTCAAGGGTATTCCGTAGCTTTGGCCAAAGCGGGTGCAGACCTGTTCATTGTAGCTAACAATGATGAGTATGAAGAAACAAGACGTTTGCTGGAGCCAACGGGTGTGAAGGTTGCCTTTTATCAGGCAGATCTGACAGAGAAAGAATCCATTAAAAAAATTGTAGAAGAATGCGTCAATGAATTCGGTAAAATTGATATCCTTGTAAACAATGCAGGTACGATTCGTCGCGCCCCTCTGCTGGAGTATAAAGATGAGGATTGGGACGCTGTCATGGAGATTAACCTGAATGCCGTATATCATCTGAGCCAGGAAGTGGCAAAGGTGATGGTAGAGCAAAAAAGCGGGAAGATTATCAATGTCGCTTCTATGCTTGCTTTTCAGGGCGGCAAATTCGTTCCGCCGTATACAGCGAGCAAGCATGCGGTAGCTGGTTTGACCAAGGCATTTGCGAACGAGCTGGCAGTTCATAACGTTCAGATTAATGCGATTGCGCCGGGTTATATTGCTACGGCAAATACAGCTCCAATCCGTGCGGATGAAAGTCGCAATCAAGAAATCCTGTCGCGTATTCCTGCGGGTCGTTGGGGCGATCCGTCTGATTTGATGGGAGTTGTGGTTTTCCTCGCCAGTCAGGGTTCCGACTATATGAACGGTCATATCTTGGCGGTGGACGGCGGCTGGCTGGTACGTTAA
- a CDS encoding bifunctional 2-keto-4-hydroxyglutarate aldolase/2-keto-3-deoxy-6-phosphogluconate aldolase has protein sequence MTKKKVLEHITSVGVVAVIRGNTAEEAYLMSKACIEGGLDNIELTFTTPDADQVIRRLKDEFKDRAVIGAGTVLESLTARIAILAGAEFVVSPSFEEETAKLCNLYAIPYMPGCMTLNEIKEAMKLGSDVVKLFPGSAMGADFVKAVRGPMPHVQIMPTGGVDLDNMETWLRNGCVAVGIGGNLTAPAKEGRYDLITENAARYVAKYKEVRAAL, from the coding sequence ATGACGAAAAAGAAAGTTTTGGAACATATCACTTCGGTAGGTGTCGTCGCAGTCATTCGGGGAAACACAGCGGAGGAAGCGTATCTCATGTCTAAAGCCTGCATTGAAGGCGGCTTGGATAATATTGAGCTTACATTTACGACGCCGGATGCGGATCAGGTCATTCGAAGATTGAAAGACGAATTTAAGGATCGGGCAGTGATTGGTGCAGGAACGGTACTGGAGTCACTGACGGCGAGAATTGCTATTCTGGCCGGAGCAGAGTTTGTCGTGAGTCCTTCTTTTGAAGAAGAAACAGCGAAGCTATGCAATTTGTACGCGATTCCTTATATGCCTGGCTGTATGACGCTGAATGAGATCAAGGAAGCCATGAAATTGGGTAGCGATGTCGTGAAGTTGTTCCCAGGCAGTGCAATGGGGGCGGACTTTGTGAAGGCCGTCAGAGGTCCAATGCCTCATGTGCAGATTATGCCAACGGGTGGCGTTGATCTGGATAATATGGAAACCTGGCTGCGTAACGGATGTGTAGCTGTGGGAATTGGGGGTAATTTGACGGCTCCAGCCAAGGAAGGTCGCTACGACTTGATCACAGAAAATGCAGCACGTTATGTAGCTAAATATAAAGAAGTACGCGCAGCGCTGTAG
- the kduI gene encoding 5-dehydro-4-deoxy-D-glucuronate isomerase: MEMRYSTHPEHAKHFTTEELRQHYLIQELFVPEEVKLVYTHEDRVIIGGIYPVNKSVALEGNDQIKAETFLERRELGIFNVGGSGTVKVDGETYELATKDCLYVGKGGKELIFESDSSGKPAKFYIVSALAHTTYPTTKQSFADVPSESLGSQETANNRTLRRFIHDEGIQSCQLVMGMTTLENGSVWNSMPTHVHDRRMEVYFYFELDENARMFHLMGEPNETRHLVMKNDEAVISPPWSIHCGAATGSYTFIWGMAGENKTYKDMDQVAMSELR; the protein is encoded by the coding sequence ATGGAAATGCGTTATTCAACTCATCCCGAACATGCCAAACATTTTACGACTGAAGAGTTGCGTCAGCACTATCTAATCCAGGAACTGTTTGTACCTGAGGAGGTAAAGCTGGTCTATACGCATGAAGATCGTGTCATTATCGGGGGCATTTATCCCGTGAATAAATCTGTTGCACTGGAAGGTAACGATCAAATCAAAGCGGAAACTTTCCTGGAGCGCCGCGAACTGGGCATTTTTAATGTTGGGGGTAGCGGTACGGTCAAGGTGGACGGTGAAACTTACGAGCTGGCCACAAAAGACTGTCTCTACGTAGGTAAAGGTGGCAAGGAGTTGATCTTTGAAAGCGATTCCAGTGGAAAGCCTGCGAAATTTTATATCGTTTCGGCCCTGGCTCATACCACGTATCCGACGACGAAACAGTCTTTTGCCGATGTACCGTCTGAAAGTCTGGGTTCGCAGGAAACAGCTAACAACCGTACGTTGCGTCGCTTTATCCATGATGAAGGCATTCAAAGTTGCCAATTGGTTATGGGGATGACGACGTTGGAAAACGGCAGTGTATGGAACTCTATGCCGACACATGTTCATGACCGTCGGATGGAAGTATATTTCTACTTTGAACTGGATGAGAACGCAAGAATGTTCCACCTGATGGGTGAACCGAACGAAACGCGTCATCTGGTAATGAAAAATGATGAAGCCGTTATTTCTCCACCTTGGTCTATCCACTGTGGTGCGGCTACGGGCAGCTATACCTTCATTTGGGGCATGGCCGGTGAAAATAAAACATACAAAGACATGGATCAGGTTGCCATGAGCGAGTTGCGTTAA
- a CDS encoding sugar kinase, with the protein MTATLDAVTFGEPMAMFYANEAGSLDEVRSFTKALAGAETNVSAGLSRLGLRAGLVTKLGEDTFGKFIADALRQEGIDTQNVMFTKDHSTGMLIKSKVISGDPEVEYFRKHSAASTLSIADFNEAYFAGARHLHFTGISVALSAECREFARHARQFMKKAGKTVSFDPNLRPKLWPDTQTMVEAINEASEGCDWLLPGIHEGKILTGYTSPEDIASFYLDRGTSLVIIKLGTEGAYYKSADAEGYVKRFRVDQVVDTVGAGDGFAAGVISALLEGLPLAEAVKRGNALGALAVMSAGDMDGYPTRAELESFLLSASTN; encoded by the coding sequence ATGACCGCAACATTGGATGCTGTTACCTTCGGAGAACCGATGGCCATGTTTTACGCCAATGAAGCAGGCTCTCTGGATGAGGTGCGTTCATTCACCAAAGCGTTGGCCGGGGCAGAGACGAATGTTTCGGCAGGTTTGTCGCGTTTGGGGCTACGAGCCGGACTCGTAACCAAACTCGGCGAGGATACGTTCGGCAAGTTCATTGCCGATGCGCTACGTCAGGAAGGAATCGACACCCAGAATGTCATGTTTACCAAAGACCACTCTACCGGGATGCTGATTAAATCCAAAGTTATAAGTGGGGACCCCGAGGTGGAATACTTCCGCAAGCATTCCGCCGCTTCCACACTGAGCATCGCTGATTTTAACGAAGCTTACTTTGCCGGGGCTCGCCATCTGCATTTCACAGGTATTTCCGTTGCCCTCTCCGCTGAATGCCGCGAATTCGCACGACATGCGCGGCAATTCATGAAGAAGGCAGGCAAAACCGTATCCTTCGATCCTAACCTCAGACCCAAATTATGGCCTGACACACAAACGATGGTGGAGGCGATTAACGAAGCATCTGAGGGGTGCGACTGGCTTCTACCGGGGATTCATGAAGGTAAAATATTGACGGGCTATACTTCGCCCGAGGATATTGCTTCGTTCTACCTTGACCGTGGTACCTCACTGGTCATCATCAAGCTGGGAACCGAAGGCGCATATTACAAATCCGCAGATGCTGAGGGATATGTCAAACGCTTCCGCGTAGATCAAGTCGTGGATACCGTCGGTGCGGGTGACGGATTTGCCGCAGGTGTTATCAGCGCGCTACTGGAAGGCTTGCCCCTGGCAGAGGCAGTCAAACGCGGTAATGCACTTGGTGCGCTGGCTGTCATGTCAGCCGGAGACATGGATGGCTATCCGACGCGAGCCGAACTGGAATCTTTTTTGCTCAGCGCCAGCACAAATTAG
- a CDS encoding LacI family DNA-binding transcriptional regulator yields the protein MKKPTIEDVAQKAGVSKSTVSQFLNKRYKYMSDQTRDRIAEVIQELNYQPNGLARSLKQNRTFMVGVIVANIDYTLSIQSIRAIEEELQLFGIQVIICNADENPDKEGQYIEMLKARQVDGLIIFPTGKHADIYNQLIREKYPLVFLDRLVDGVNTRSLLLDNEMAIKLAIQELVAHKHERIALITLPLGLNRITPRVERLSGYKKALEEHGMPFREEYMHSVPREEIQQTLKELFQLPEPPTALLAGNDIVLAEVLKYVNARRIRIPAELSIIGIDDAEFAHIYNPPITTITQPIADMGKQAAKTLLSSIEEGGESVPIIYRFVPDINRGESVKTL from the coding sequence ATGAAGAAGCCGACGATTGAAGATGTTGCCCAGAAGGCAGGAGTGTCTAAAAGCACTGTCTCGCAATTTCTGAACAAACGATATAAATATATGAGCGACCAGACAAGGGACCGGATTGCCGAAGTTATTCAAGAGCTGAATTATCAGCCTAACGGGCTGGCCCGCAGCTTGAAGCAGAACCGGACATTTATGGTGGGAGTCATTGTAGCCAACATTGATTATACGCTGTCGATCCAGTCTATCCGTGCGATTGAGGAGGAATTGCAGCTTTTCGGCATTCAGGTGATCATTTGCAACGCCGATGAAAACCCCGACAAGGAAGGCCAGTATATTGAGATGCTCAAGGCCCGTCAAGTGGACGGCTTAATTATCTTCCCGACAGGCAAGCATGCAGACATTTACAACCAGCTCATTCGTGAAAAGTATCCATTGGTGTTTTTGGACCGCTTGGTGGACGGTGTCAATACACGTAGCCTGCTGTTGGATAACGAAATGGCGATTAAGCTGGCGATTCAGGAACTTGTGGCTCACAAGCATGAGCGAATTGCGCTGATTACCTTGCCCCTTGGCTTGAATCGGATTACTCCACGAGTGGAGCGGCTCAGCGGATACAAGAAGGCATTGGAAGAGCATGGCATGCCATTTCGAGAAGAATATATGCACAGCGTGCCGAGAGAAGAAATCCAGCAGACGCTGAAGGAGCTTTTCCAACTGCCTGAGCCGCCGACTGCGCTGTTGGCCGGGAATGATATCGTGTTGGCTGAGGTGTTGAAGTATGTGAATGCCCGCCGTATACGCATTCCGGCAGAGCTGTCCATTATCGGAATTGACGATGCGGAGTTTGCCCATATTTACAATCCGCCGATTACGACCATTACGCAACCGATTGCGGATATGGGGAAGCAGGCGGCAAAAACGCTGCTGTCCAGTATTGAGGAAGGCGGCGAATCGGTTCCGATTATTTACCGATTTGTGCCGGATATCAATCGGGGAGAATCCGTCAAAACGCTGTAG
- a CDS encoding MATE family efflux transporter: protein MTTRALKNGSVLSEAKELNLFRLTWPIFLELFLFMLMGSVDTFMLSSVSDNAVSGVGASNQIISIAILVLEVIGNGAAIVVAQYIGSKKLVEAAQVTGTAITLNLMVGLLLSVIFLVFGTHMLQWLNVQGDILTYAESYMSIVGGAIFLQALINALAATIRTHGFTKETMYVSVFMNVIHVVGNYVLILGHWGMPALGVEGAAISTVGSRFICLLIFFWLMYRVTEVRVEWKYYVHLSKKFISKILRIGVPSALESIMYQSCQLIFTLYVTYLGAEAMATRQYANNISSYIYLFSMAVGMGTAIVVGRLVGAREKDTAYKRVLNSVKWALLVTVIIDAVVIFFRVPLLGLFTENPEIIRLGAQVILLSILLETGRTTNIVIINSLRAAGDAKFPVFMGLISMVCMSLPLGYLLVFKLDMGLAGVWLAIAADEWTRAVIMYARWKSRLWEKHALIEHDTPDQSATPVPAH from the coding sequence ATGACAACCAGAGCACTAAAAAATGGTTCGGTATTGTCCGAAGCCAAGGAACTGAATTTGTTCCGTTTGACATGGCCTATTTTCCTTGAATTATTCCTGTTTATGTTAATGGGAAGCGTCGATACATTCATGCTCAGCTCTGTATCTGATAATGCAGTGTCGGGTGTGGGTGCGTCCAACCAAATTATTTCAATCGCTATCCTTGTACTGGAGGTTATCGGCAACGGCGCTGCTATCGTCGTAGCTCAATATATCGGTTCTAAGAAACTAGTCGAAGCGGCCCAGGTTACAGGTACGGCCATTACGTTGAATTTGATGGTAGGTCTTTTGCTAAGCGTAATTTTTCTTGTGTTTGGTACGCATATGTTGCAATGGTTGAATGTCCAGGGGGACATTCTTACGTATGCGGAATCCTATATGAGCATCGTCGGGGGGGCTATTTTCCTTCAGGCATTGATTAACGCGCTGGCGGCGACCATTCGTACGCACGGTTTTACCAAAGAAACGATGTATGTATCGGTTTTTATGAACGTGATCCACGTGGTCGGCAACTATGTTTTGATTTTGGGGCATTGGGGAATGCCAGCACTCGGTGTAGAAGGTGCTGCTATTTCTACAGTAGGTAGCCGCTTTATTTGTCTCTTGATCTTCTTCTGGCTGATGTACCGGGTCACTGAGGTTCGTGTCGAGTGGAAATATTACGTTCACTTGTCCAAAAAGTTTATCTCTAAAATATTGCGTATTGGTGTACCATCCGCGCTGGAGTCTATCATGTATCAGTCGTGTCAGCTCATATTCACACTGTATGTGACCTATCTGGGCGCAGAAGCGATGGCGACACGTCAATATGCCAATAATATTTCGAGCTATATTTATTTGTTCAGTATGGCCGTTGGTATGGGAACGGCTATCGTAGTGGGAAGGCTCGTGGGAGCCAGAGAGAAGGATACGGCTTATAAACGTGTATTGAACAGTGTGAAATGGGCGCTACTCGTGACTGTGATTATTGATGCGGTGGTTATCTTTTTCCGTGTACCTTTGCTCGGTTTATTTACAGAGAACCCTGAAATCATTCGTTTGGGAGCGCAAGTCATTTTACTTAGCATTCTGCTAGAAACTGGCCGGACGACGAATATCGTCATTATTAACTCGTTGCGTGCTGCTGGAGATGCCAAGTTCCCGGTTTTTATGGGACTAATCTCTATGGTCTGTATGAGCTTGCCGCTGGGTTATCTGCTGGTGTTCAAGCTGGATATGGGGCTCGCCGGTGTGTGGCTGGCGATTGCTGCTGATGAATGGACTCGTGCTGTCATCATGTATGCCCGCTGGAAAAGCCGGTTATGGGAAAAGCATGCGCTGATCGAGCACGATACACCAGATCAGTCTGCAACGCCTGTTCCAGCACACTGA
- a CDS encoding acryloyl-CoA reductase, protein MTQSFQALVVDQTQDGEVQAEVRSLEASSLPAGEVLIRVAYSSINYKDGLAARKDGNIVKSYPFVPGIDCSGTVVSSEDSRFSEGQAVLVSGYGLGVSQFGGFSQYARVPADWVVPLPDGLTPREAMIFGTAGFTAALSLYRLEQNGVTPEQGKVLVTGATGGVGGAAIALLNKRGYHVVASSGKADAHDYLKALGAAEVISREEVYDGAESIRPLSKQLWQAAVDPVGGKPLASLLSQIAYNGSVAVSGLTAGTKLPTTVLPFILRGVSLLGIDSVFCPYDTRVAIWKRLGSEWKPEQLEQLVEREVGLADLPSALEDILAARSQGRTLVRLAD, encoded by the coding sequence ATGACTCAATCATTTCAAGCCCTTGTCGTCGATCAGACGCAGGACGGTGAAGTTCAAGCAGAGGTGCGTTCTCTGGAAGCTAGCAGTTTACCTGCTGGAGAAGTATTGATTCGTGTCGCTTATTCCAGCATCAACTATAAAGATGGGCTTGCTGCCCGCAAGGATGGCAATATCGTCAAATCCTATCCGTTCGTACCAGGCATAGATTGCTCGGGAACCGTCGTCTCTTCGGAGGATAGCCGCTTTAGCGAAGGACAAGCGGTGCTCGTTTCCGGATACGGGCTGGGTGTGTCTCAATTCGGAGGATTCAGCCAATATGCACGCGTGCCTGCGGACTGGGTGGTTCCACTTCCAGACGGACTCACGCCGAGAGAGGCGATGATTTTCGGGACAGCCGGATTCACCGCGGCCCTGTCGTTATATCGGCTGGAGCAAAACGGCGTTACTCCGGAGCAGGGGAAGGTACTTGTCACCGGAGCGACGGGCGGCGTAGGCGGGGCAGCTATTGCCTTGCTGAACAAGAGAGGCTATCATGTCGTAGCCAGCAGTGGCAAGGCCGATGCGCATGATTACCTCAAGGCGCTCGGAGCAGCCGAGGTTATTTCTCGCGAGGAGGTCTACGACGGCGCGGAGAGCATCCGCCCGCTGAGCAAGCAGCTTTGGCAAGCGGCTGTTGATCCTGTAGGGGGAAAGCCGCTCGCTTCGCTGCTCAGCCAGATCGCCTACAACGGCTCCGTTGCCGTGAGCGGCCTGACGGCAGGAACCAAGCTGCCTACGACGGTGCTGCCGTTTATTTTGCGCGGCGTAAGTCTGCTGGGCATAGACTCTGTCTTCTGCCCATACGACACCCGTGTAGCGATCTGGAAGCGACTTGGCAGCGAATGGAAGCCGGAACAGCTAGAGCAGCTCGTTGAGCGCGAAGTCGGATTGGCCGACCTGCCCAGCGCGCTCGAAGACATCCTTGCAGCCCGCTCGCAAGGAAGAACGCTTGTACGACTGGCTGACTAA
- a CDS encoding RNA polymerase sigma factor, giving the protein MESNRELFDLYQRDVYRTCYYMVHNASDAEDLTQEVFITLFRSNREQIEQLKAWIMKITVNHCLNYLKRRKSLHLKVSANPYLFSGAEGKPVDKLVEERESTEEWIVYMNRLPAKIRAVLTLRYMHDFTLAEISKLLEIPLGTVKSRTHKGLKLLEQILRDAGVEIPEMEGENYEQRRKGIEAQVK; this is encoded by the coding sequence TTGGAGAGTAATCGAGAGTTGTTTGATTTGTATCAACGAGATGTATACCGAACCTGCTACTACATGGTACATAACGCATCGGATGCAGAGGATTTAACGCAGGAAGTGTTTATCACCCTGTTTCGCAGCAATCGTGAACAGATCGAACAACTAAAAGCCTGGATTATGAAAATTACGGTCAATCATTGTCTGAATTACCTTAAACGCCGGAAAAGCCTGCATTTGAAAGTATCGGCTAATCCCTATTTATTTAGCGGGGCGGAAGGTAAGCCTGTAGACAAGCTGGTGGAAGAACGCGAATCGACAGAAGAATGGATCGTTTATATGAATCGCCTTCCAGCCAAAATCCGCGCTGTGCTGACCCTCCGCTATATGCATGATTTCACACTGGCAGAAATATCAAAACTGCTGGAAATTCCGCTGGGAACCGTCAAATCGAGGACTCATAAAGGGCTAAAGTTATTGGAGCAAATACTGCGGGATGCAGGTGTAGAAATTCCCGAGATGGAAGGAGAGAACTATGAACAACGTAGAAAAGGCATTGAAGCGCAAGTTAAATAA